One genomic region from Antedon mediterranea chromosome 3, ecAntMedi1.1, whole genome shotgun sequence encodes:
- the LOC140043328 gene encoding baculoviral IAP repeat-containing protein 8-like, translated as MECYERRLATYEFWIAGHVISPTSLAMSGFFYTGQDDRVECYRCHGKLSRWNAGADADTEHKKHFPLCKLMSCGNSSPLIGSKTHLVDSNSHMVRLSTFKNWPFGHIVSACTLAKSGFYYRSCCDVVECFSCNGLLERWKRGVNVDEEHRKHFPLCKFMLSTAATVATPTTTTTNRQRAMHPQYALLNVRKMTFTTVWATDHTPNGIAEAGFFAINRDQAMCFHCGGGLKDWQLDDNPWIEHAKWFPFCNWLRIEKGFPFIETALISSKSPFDIAMRSEIVVKVLEMGFDMQHVSTTVNDHVKRTGGNFTSSLELLNAVTIPVNDKPTVVEEEKVEEEEDLQSVVRDLREKKTCKICMDADVCVLFIPCSHLVACWSCSNSLLLCPICRGKIDKRQKAILS; from the coding sequence ATGGAATGTTATGAAAGACGATTGGCCACGTATGAGTTTTGGATTGCGGGACACGTGATATCGCCTACATCGTTAGCAATGTCGGGCTTCTTTTATACGGGGCAAGACGACCGAGTAGAATGTTACCGTTGTCACGGTAAACTTTCGAGATGGAACGCCGGAGCAGATGCCGATACAGAGCACAAGAAACACTTCCCGTTGTGCAAACTGATGTCATGTGGTAACAGCAGTCCTTTAATCGGCAGTAAAACACATTTGGTCGACTCAAACTCGCATATGGTCAGATTGTCGACTTTTAAAAACTGGCCATTTGGACACATCGTATCGGCGTGCACTTTAGCAAAGTCTGGATTTTATTACAGGTCATGCTGTGACGTAGTCGAATGCTTCTCTTGCAACGGTTTACTTGAGCGATGGAAAAGAGGAGTGAATGTCGACGAAGAGCATAGAAAACATTTTCCGTTGTGTAAGTTCATGTTATCCACCGCGGCCACCGTGGCGACccccaccaccaccaccaccaataGGCAACGGGCAATGCATCCACAATACGCTCTTTTGAATGTTCGAAAAATGACGTTTACTACAGTATGGGCTACCGATCATACGCCGAACGGAATAGCCGAGGCCGGATTCTTTGCAATCAATCGGGACCAGGCAATGTGTTTCCATTGCGGCGGTGGACTGAAAGACTGGCAATTAGACGATAATCCTTGGATCGAGCATGCAAAGTGGTTTCCGTTCTGCAATTGGTTGAGAATCGAAAAAGGTTTTCCTTTCATCGAGACGGCTCTTATTTCGTCAAAAAGTCCGTTTGATATTGCAATGCGCTCTGAAATCGTTGTGAAAGTTTTAGAAATGGGTTTTGACATGCAACATGTATCGACTACTGTAAACGATCACGTGAAGAGAACCGGTGGAAACTTTACGTCTAGCCTTGAGCTTCTGAACGCTGTCACGATTCCAGTGAACGATAAACCAACAGTGGTAGAAGAGGAAAAAGTGGAGGAAGAAGAAGATTTGCAATCTGTTGTGCGCGATTTACgcgaaaaaaaaacatgtaagaTATGCATGGACGCTGACGTTTGTGTTCTTTTCATTCCATGTTCGCATTTGGTCGCCTGCTGGTCGTGTTCAAACAGTTTGCTGTTGTGTCCGATTTGTCGAGGTAAAATAGATAAACGTCAGAAAGCCATTCTCTCTTAA